A part of Entelurus aequoreus isolate RoL-2023_Sb linkage group LG03, RoL_Eaeq_v1.1, whole genome shotgun sequence genomic DNA contains:
- the znf710a gene encoding zinc finger protein 710a, translating into MVRTYPKVTEGQMDVSTQTEPVVVLSLAQAAVLGLISQNEIFGATIAPNGFYTGESKEGPPPPAEAMEYEYTDQLIGANGDYLPEPAGEPQPHGERRRGRTKRPRSDGEVVAYPPKAPEVKGELTEADACAHLNNKRSPAEQEDPIAIRQGSLKEEQLCGNCPSCVRGAQGEGEEEHSGRNRKEEPEEEALNLKTSGETAEPPENKYYEPNEAAYEPADMTLPREFEENGQAMLWSDPEGLARRMQIDRLDINVQIDESYCVDVGEGLKRWKCRMCEKSYTSKYNLVTHILGHNGIKPHECIHCGKLFKQPSHLQTHLLTHQGTRPHKCTVCEKAFTQTSHLKRHMLQHTDVKPYSCRFCGRGFAYPSELRTHESKHENGQCHVCTQCGMEFPTYAHLKRHLSSHQGPTTYQCTECHKSFAYRSQLQNHLMKHQNVRPYVCPECGMEFVQIHHLRQHALTHKGMKEFKCDVCAREFTLSANLKRHMLIHASVRPFQCHVCFKTFVQKQTLKTHMIVHLPVKPFKCKVCGKSFNRMYNLLGHMHLHAGSKPFKCPYCSSKFNLKGNLSRHMKVKHGVTDATTEAHEPPQDAESQENYEEESFEFSERENRAINNNNNTNTADVAKVSPMEYYSTYGKGTARCSTA; encoded by the exons ATGGTGCGGACCTACCCAAAGGTGACTGAAGGCCAAATGGACGTGAGCACACAGACGGAACCTGTGGTGGTTCTCTCTCTAGCTCAGGCCGCCGTTCTCGGACTCATCTCTCAAAACGAAATTTTCGGGGCCACAATTGCTCCGAATGGCTTTTACACAGGGGAGTCCAAAGAGGGTCCGCCTCCCCCGGCGGAGGCCATGGAGTACGAGTACACCGACCAGCTGATAGGCGCCAACGGGGACTACCTGCCTGAGCCGGCTGGGGAACCGCAGCCTCATGGTGAGAGGAGACGCGGGAGGACCAAGAGACCCCGGAGCGACGGAGAGGTAGTGGCTTACCCGCCCAAAGCACCAGAGGTGAAAGGTGAACTGACTGAGGCGGATGCTTGTGCTCACTTGAACAACAAGCGTAGCCCTGCCGAGCAAGAGGATCCCATCGCCATCCGACAAGGTTCTCTGAAGGAGGAGCAGCTGTGCGGAAACTGTCCTTCATGTGTGAGAGGAGCACAGGGAGAAGGAGAAGAGGAACACTCTGGTAGGAACAGGAAGGAAGAGCCAGAAGAGGAGGCTCTAAATCTTAAGACCAGTGGGGAAACTGCTGAACCTCCGGAGAACAAATATTATGAACCTAACGAGGCGGCTTATGAGCCCGCTGATATGACGCTGCCGAGGGAGTTTGAAGAGAACGGTCAGGCCATGCTGTGGTCCGACCCGGAGGGACTCGCCAGGCGAATGCAAATCGACCGACTGGACATTAACGTGCAGATTGACGAGTCTTACTGCGTAGACGTGGGGGAGGGTCTAAAACGCTGGAAGTGCCGAATGTGCGAGAAGTCGTACACGTCTAAATACAACCTGGTCACGCACATCCTGGGCCACAACGGAATTAAGCCACACGAATGTATCCACTGCGGGAAGCTCTTCAAGCAGCCGAGCCACCTGCAAACTCACCTGCTGACCCACCAGGGAACTCGGCCCCACAAGTGCACCGTGTGCGAGAAGGCCTTCACGCAGACCAGCCACCTGAAGAGGCACATGCTGCAACACACCGACGTCAAGCCCTACAGTTGCCGCTTCTGCGGCCGCGGCTTCGCCTACCCCAGCGAGCTGAGGACCCACGAGAGCAAGCACGAGAACGGGCAGTGCCACGTCTGCACGCAGTGTGGCATGGAGTTCCCCACGTACGCGCACCTCAAGCGTCACCTGAGCAGCCATCAGGGCCCCACCACGTACCAGTGCACCGAGTGCCACAAGTCCTTCGCTTACCGCAGTCAGCTGCAGAACCACTTGATGAAGCACCAGAACGTACGGCCTTACGTCTGCCCAGAGTGCGGCATGGAGTTTGTGCAGATCCATCACCTGCGGCAACACGCCCTGACTCACAAG GGCATGAAAGAGTTCAAGTGTGACGTGTGTGCCAGAGAGTTCACCCTGTCTGCCAACCTAAAGAGACACATGCTGATCCATGCCAGCGTGCGGCCCTTCCAGTGCCACGTCTGCTTCAAGACCTTTGTCCAGAAGCAGACCCTAAAGACGCACATGATCGTCCATTTGCCTGTCAAGCCGTTCAAATGCAAG GTGTGCGGTAAGTCTTTCAACCGAATGTACAACCTCCTGGGCCACATGCACCTCCACGCCGGCAGCAAGCCTTTCAAATGCCCTTACTGCAGCAGCAAGTTCAACCTGAAGGGCAACCTCAGCCGACACATGAAGGTCAAACACGGCGTCACGGACGCCACCACAGAAGCACACG AGCCGCCTCAGGACGCAGAAAGTCAGGAGAACTACGAGGAGGAGAGCTTTGAATTCAGCGAGCGAGAGAACCGGgcaatcaacaacaacaacaacacaaacacagcagATGTTGCTAAAGTGTCTCCAATGGAGTATTACAGCACCTATGGGAAGGGAACAGCGCGGTGCAGCACTGCatga